One region of Xylanimonas ulmi genomic DNA includes:
- a CDS encoding glycosyltransferase family 2 protein — protein MPRATAAEFRRADAWFVVPAFNEGPVIGGVVHEVRAAGFPVVVVDDASSDASGDLARAAGAVVVRHATNLGQGAALQTGIEFALRRGAAYVLTFDADGQHQVEDAVAMLSLAATNDLGFVFGSRFLDDRTDTGTLKRLVLRFAAWFTRHSTGMRLTDAHNGLRVIRADVAAQVDLHQNRMAHATEIVRQLGRTRAPWAEYPVHVLYTDYSRGKGQSLWNSVNILVDLMFR, from the coding sequence ATGCCCCGAGCCACCGCAGCCGAGTTTCGGCGCGCCGACGCGTGGTTCGTGGTGCCCGCATTCAACGAGGGCCCTGTCATCGGCGGTGTCGTCCACGAGGTTCGCGCGGCGGGATTCCCAGTCGTCGTCGTCGACGACGCGTCGAGCGACGCGTCGGGCGACCTCGCCCGCGCGGCCGGCGCCGTCGTGGTCCGCCACGCGACCAATCTCGGCCAAGGGGCCGCGCTCCAGACGGGGATCGAGTTCGCCCTGCGCCGTGGCGCCGCCTACGTCCTCACGTTCGACGCGGACGGGCAACACCAAGTGGAGGACGCCGTCGCGATGCTGAGCCTCGCCGCGACCAACGACCTCGGGTTCGTCTTCGGCTCCCGCTTCCTCGACGACCGGACGGACACGGGCACGCTCAAGCGGCTCGTGCTGCGATTCGCGGCCTGGTTCACCCGGCACAGCACCGGGATGCGCCTCACCGACGCGCACAACGGCCTGCGAGTCATCCGCGCCGACGTCGCCGCGCAGGTGGATCTCCACCAGAACCGCATGGCGCACGCCACGGAGATCGTGCGGCAGCTCGGGCGCACTCGCGCCCCGTGGGCCGAGTACCCCGTCCACGTGCTGTACACCGACTACTCGCGCGGCAAGGGACAGAGTCTGTGGAACTCCGTCAACATCCTTGTCGACCTCATGTTCCGGTAG
- a CDS encoding acyltransferase, translated as MAVRIVPSADVSDDAVIGDGTSVWHLAQVREQVVMGRGCVVGRGAYIGTGVRMGDHCKVQNYALVYEPAVLGDGVFIGPAVVLTNDTYPRAINPDGSLKSADDWHAVGVTIGKGASVGARAVCVAPVTIGAWATVAAGAVVTRDVPAHAIVMGVPARQVGWVGRAGVPLEQADGAWVCPQTGTVYEEFEDTIREVASK; from the coding sequence ATGGCTGTGCGAATCGTGCCGAGCGCCGACGTGTCCGACGACGCCGTCATCGGCGACGGGACGTCCGTCTGGCACCTGGCCCAGGTGCGCGAGCAGGTTGTCATGGGTAGGGGCTGCGTCGTGGGCCGGGGCGCCTACATCGGCACGGGCGTGCGGATGGGTGACCACTGCAAGGTCCAGAACTACGCCCTCGTCTACGAGCCGGCGGTGCTCGGCGACGGGGTGTTCATCGGCCCGGCGGTGGTGCTGACGAACGACACCTATCCTCGCGCCATCAACCCGGACGGCTCGCTCAAGAGCGCCGACGACTGGCACGCGGTCGGCGTGACCATCGGGAAGGGCGCGTCGGTCGGCGCGCGGGCGGTGTGCGTCGCCCCGGTGACGATCGGCGCCTGGGCGACGGTCGCCGCCGGCGCCGTGGTGACGCGCGATGTCCCTGCCCACGCGATCGTCATGGGCGTCCCCGCGCGCCAGGTCGGGTGGGTGGGACGCGCCGGAGTGCCGTTGGAGCAGGCAGACGGCGCGTGGGTCTGCCCGCAGACGGGTACGGTCTACGAGGAGTTTGAGGACACGATCCGAGAGGTGGCCAGCAAGTGA
- a CDS encoding DegT/DnrJ/EryC1/StrS family aminotransferase: protein MSTFIPAAKPIVGDEEREAVDRVLRSGMIAQGPEVAAFEQEFGAQMVGGRACVAVNSGTAGLHLGLLAAGVGPGDEVIVPSFTFAATGNSVALAGATPVFADIDPVTFCLAPESVEASITERTKAVMPVHLYGHPADMDGFAALADKHGLAVFEDAAQAHGATLHGKPVGSFGAFGMFSLYPTKNMTSGEGGMVSCATDEIARNVRLLRNQGMERQYANELVGFNARMTDIHAAIGRVQLTKVDAWTQQRRANAAFLDANLEGVVVPTIAAGATHVYHQYTIRVAEDRDRVVAALREEHQVGSGVYYPIPNHRLDSLKHFAPGLELPETEKAAAQVISLPVHPSLTPGDLERIVHAVNTVVKAGA from the coding sequence GTGAGCACGTTCATCCCGGCAGCGAAGCCGATCGTTGGTGACGAGGAGCGTGAGGCCGTCGACCGCGTCCTGCGCAGCGGCATGATCGCCCAGGGCCCTGAGGTGGCCGCGTTCGAGCAGGAGTTCGGCGCACAGATGGTCGGCGGGCGCGCCTGCGTCGCCGTCAACTCGGGCACGGCGGGGCTGCACCTCGGACTGCTCGCCGCGGGCGTCGGCCCCGGCGACGAGGTCATCGTCCCGTCCTTCACGTTCGCCGCGACGGGCAACTCGGTCGCGCTGGCCGGCGCGACCCCCGTCTTCGCCGACATCGACCCGGTGACGTTCTGCCTGGCCCCGGAGTCGGTCGAGGCGTCGATCACCGAGCGCACCAAGGCCGTCATGCCCGTGCACCTGTACGGCCACCCGGCTGACATGGACGGCTTCGCCGCGCTCGCGGACAAGCACGGCCTCGCGGTGTTCGAGGACGCGGCGCAGGCGCACGGCGCCACGCTGCACGGCAAGCCCGTCGGCTCTTTCGGCGCCTTCGGCATGTTCAGCCTGTACCCGACCAAGAACATGACGTCAGGCGAGGGCGGCATGGTCTCGTGCGCCACCGACGAGATCGCCCGCAACGTGCGCCTGCTGCGCAACCAGGGCATGGAGCGCCAGTACGCGAACGAGCTCGTCGGCTTCAACGCGCGCATGACGGACATCCACGCCGCCATCGGCCGCGTGCAGCTGACCAAGGTGGACGCCTGGACGCAGCAGCGGCGGGCGAACGCCGCATTCCTCGACGCGAACCTCGAGGGCGTCGTCGTGCCGACCATCGCGGCGGGCGCGACGCACGTCTACCACCAGTACACGATCCGTGTCGCCGAGGACCGCGACCGTGTCGTGGCGGCGCTGCGCGAGGAGCACCAGGTCGGCTCGGGCGTCTACTACCCGATCCCGAACCACCGCCTCGACTCGCTCAAGCACTTCGCACCGGGCCTCGAGCTGCCCGAGACGGAGAAGGCGGCGGCCCAGGTCATCTCGCTGCCGGTGCACCCGTCGCTCACACCAGGCGACCTCGAGCGCATCGTGCACGCGGTCAACACCGTTGTGAAGGCGGGCGCCTGA